One window of Branchiostoma lanceolatum isolate klBraLanc5 chromosome 6, klBraLanc5.hap2, whole genome shotgun sequence genomic DNA carries:
- the LOC136437018 gene encoding uncharacterized protein — translation MGKTSSKCCRCCCCVSVPIEPDFPELQPMYPDVIDPITVVCVSFSPGGIPRDIGACVYGSKHTFTRVTAGGLAHRAGVREGDQLINVNGVNVEKLRHGQVINMFAGLGDAVKMEMRRSSQGSNTSSVSMSDVEIITAQLKIEEIGIILPAAESEEEALALSVTLEYHRLERNQLHHPYGSRTGVLLPGRRGGAFKGRLNTSNRSDATIAVHSFLSAPARIGSYVVLEFDKINKFFTCKRSGGVRIQSGSPVENITSINDARVFFMTPRGSDLRFESTKFPGNFLTIHGGNVQLKINGSTIESQYFSLHSI, via the exons ATGGGGAAGACTTCGTCCAAATGCTGCCGATGTTGTTGCTGTGTGAGTGTACCGATAGAGCCCGAT TTCCCTGAGCTTCAGCCCATGTACCCGGACGTGATCGACCCGATCACCGTGGTGTGCGTGAGTTTCTCCCCGGGCGGCATTCCCCGGGACATCGGGGCCTGCGTCTACGGCTCCAAACACACCTTCACCCGAGTGACCGCGGGCGGCCTTGCCCACCGAGCGGGTGTCAG GGAAGGAGACCAGTTGATCAATGTCAACGGCGTGAACGTAGAGAAACTGCGGCATGGACAAGTCATCAACATGTTTGCCGGCCTAGGGGACGCGGTAAAGATG GAAATGCGCCGTTCGTCCCAGGGAAGCAACACCAGCTCAGTGTCCATGTCTGACGTCGAAATCATCACAGCGCAACTCAAAATAGAGGAAATCGGTA TAATCTTGCCAGCCGCTGAGTCGGAGGAAGAGGCGCTTGCACTCAGCGTGACGCTGGAGTACCACAGACTCGAGCGTAACCAGCTCCACCATCCGTACGGCAGCAGGACCGGCGTTCTGCTCCCCGGCAGGCGGGGAGGGGCCTTCAAGGGACGGCTCAACACATCCAACAGATCAGACG CCACTATTGCCGTTCACAGCTTCCTTAGCGCTCCTGCGCGGATAGGAAGTTACGTCGTCTTGGAGTTCGACAAAATAAACAAGTTTTTCACCTGCAAAAGAAGCGGAGGGGTCAGAATCCAG AGCGGAAGCCCTGTGGAGAATATCACCTCAATCAACGACGCCCGTGTGTTCTTCATGACCCCTAGGGGTAGCGACCTCAGGTTTGAGTCCACCAAATTCCCTGGCAATTTCCTGACCATCCACGGAGGTAACGTGCAACTCAAAATAAATGGGAGCACCATCGAAAGCCAGTACTTCAGCCTTCACAGCATCTAA